A single window of Anomaloglossus baeobatrachus isolate aAnoBae1 chromosome 5, aAnoBae1.hap1, whole genome shotgun sequence DNA harbors:
- the LOC142310528 gene encoding uncharacterized protein LOC142310528 yields MSDRRHADSIVTRRLWDEVCHAAIEGWGELNSRGQKKARDKLLKRWRSIRDRFKKELNQEMQAPSGSGGRRSKYRYFRALSFLRTTMVCRSTVCSTQEPASNPTGAIPEQSATGEHRHRPDPSEPSLPSTSVPSTCAGASRETSLPEAAGDEIAFPLPHPSDTAALSRTPLGSGRQRHRGQEKNYAPEFLHLNAAFQNAIKLLAEQNSSGFSFIKANMDKNTHELCTRLDRLHLDPY; encoded by the exons atgtctgaccgccgccacgctgattcaatcgtaacccgtcgactctgggacgaggtatgccacgcagcgatagaaggttggggggagctcaattctcgtggccagaagaaagcgc gtgacaaacttctgaagcggtggcggtctatcagggatcgcttcaaaaaggagttgaatcaagagatgcaggccccgagtggatccggaggacgcagatcgaagtaccgttactttagagcgttgtcgttcctccggacaactatggtgtgcagaag caccgtctgcagcactcaggagcctgcatcgaacccgacaggagcgatccctgaacagtccgccactggggaacacaggcacagacccgacccatctgaaccttcccttccatctacatctgtcccatccacctgcgctggagcttcccgtgagacttcattacctgaagctgctggtgacgagatagcttttcccctaccccacccctctgacactgctgccctcagtagaacacctttgggttctgggcgtcagcgtcataggggtcaggaaaaaaactatgcgcccgagttcttgcatctaaatgcagccttccagaacgccattaaattattagccgaacaaaatAGTTCTGGTTTTAGCTTCATAAAGGCCAATATGgataaaaatacacacgaattgtgcacgcgtctggacaggctgcatttagat ccgtactag